A single window of Agromyces sp. Leaf222 DNA harbors:
- the modB gene encoding molybdate ABC transporter permease subunit — translation MARAAARSTGRLAWPITAIAVVALAVLVLPLVALVVRAPWADLPELLASSAVLEALVLSFGTAVLATAICLVLGIPLAALVAHAESWPTVPRRLLRAAVTVPLVLPPVVGGIALLMLLGRRGLIGRWLDEVFGVTIPFTTGAVVIAQVFVALPFLVFAVEGALRSSDRRTELAAATLGASRWQVFRHVTLPLVAPGVAAGGVLCFTRALGEFGATITFAGSLPGTTRTLPIASYLAMQTDPDEAVALALLLLAVSVLVLLTLRDRWLPGATA, via the coding sequence GTGGCACGCGCGGCAGCACGCAGCACCGGGCGCCTCGCCTGGCCGATCACCGCGATCGCCGTGGTGGCGCTCGCGGTGCTCGTGCTGCCGCTCGTCGCGCTCGTGGTGCGCGCGCCGTGGGCCGACCTGCCCGAGCTGCTCGCGAGCAGTGCCGTGCTCGAGGCGCTCGTGCTCTCGTTCGGCACGGCCGTGCTCGCGACGGCGATCTGCCTCGTGCTCGGCATCCCCCTCGCCGCGCTCGTCGCCCACGCGGAGTCGTGGCCCACGGTGCCCCGAAGGCTGCTGCGTGCCGCGGTCACGGTGCCGCTCGTGCTGCCCCCCGTCGTCGGCGGCATCGCCCTGCTCATGCTCCTCGGCCGCCGCGGGCTGATCGGGCGGTGGCTCGACGAGGTGTTCGGGGTGACGATCCCGTTCACGACGGGCGCGGTGGTCATCGCGCAGGTCTTCGTGGCGCTGCCGTTCCTGGTGTTCGCGGTCGAGGGCGCGCTGCGCTCCTCAGACCGGCGCACCGAGCTCGCCGCGGCGACGCTCGGGGCATCCCGCTGGCAGGTGTTCCGCCATGTGACCCTGCCGCTCGTGGCGCCGGGCGTCGCCGCGGGCGGGGTGCTCTGCTTCACGCGCGCGCTCGGCGAGTTCGGTGCGACCATCACCTTCGCCGGGAGCCTGCCCGGCACGACCCGCACGCTCCCGATCGCGAGCTACCTCGCGATGCAGACCGACCCCGACGAGGCGGTGGCGCTCGCACTCCTGCTCCTCGCGGTCTCGGTGCTCGTGCTGCTGACCCTGCGCGACCGCTGGCTCCCGGGGGCGACCGCATGA
- the glp gene encoding gephyrin-like molybdotransferase Glp — MSARSTVEEHASFVRSLLSGLGARPTERVAVADALGRITASPAESPIALPPFRNAQMDGFAVRSSDVAGATDAPVTLPVVGEVAAAPGRPEPLAPGTAVRIMTGAQVPEGADAVVPVEETEPVSGGDADAGAVHILVARASGDYVREAGSDLAAGDDVLPPGLKLGSRHLAAAAASGLTELLVRERVRVAVVSTGSELVAPGAELGPGEIPDANGIALAAAVRAAGALVVREARVRDDVERLRAELDAARDAGAELVITSGGISKGAYEVVRELLEPLGAWVGAVAMQPGGPQAAAAYRGMPVIGFPGNPVSAQLSFELFVAPTLRAIAGLPAASVASLPLAEPVVSVAGRRQFLRGRRDDEGRAVLVGGPGSHLVAGLAASDLLIVVPEDVTALAAGEVVETIAL, encoded by the coding sequence ATGAGCGCGCGCTCGACCGTCGAGGAGCACGCCTCGTTCGTGCGCTCGCTGCTCTCCGGGCTCGGGGCGCGCCCGACCGAACGGGTCGCCGTCGCCGACGCGCTCGGCCGCATCACCGCGTCGCCCGCGGAGTCGCCCATCGCGCTGCCGCCGTTCCGCAACGCGCAGATGGACGGCTTCGCCGTGCGGTCATCGGATGTCGCGGGCGCGACGGACGCCCCGGTGACCCTGCCGGTCGTGGGCGAGGTCGCCGCCGCCCCCGGGCGACCCGAGCCGCTCGCGCCCGGAACCGCCGTGCGCATCATGACCGGAGCGCAGGTGCCGGAGGGAGCGGACGCCGTCGTGCCGGTCGAGGAGACCGAGCCGGTGAGCGGAGGCGATGCCGACGCGGGCGCGGTGCACATCCTCGTCGCTCGCGCATCCGGCGACTACGTGCGCGAGGCCGGGTCCGACCTGGCGGCCGGCGACGACGTGCTGCCACCGGGGCTGAAGCTCGGCTCGCGCCACCTCGCCGCCGCCGCGGCATCCGGCCTCACCGAGTTGCTCGTGCGCGAGCGGGTGCGGGTCGCCGTCGTCAGCACCGGCAGCGAACTCGTCGCGCCCGGCGCCGAACTCGGCCCCGGCGAGATCCCCGACGCGAACGGCATCGCGCTCGCCGCGGCCGTTCGCGCGGCCGGCGCGCTCGTCGTGCGTGAGGCGCGCGTGCGCGATGACGTCGAACGCCTGCGCGCCGAGCTCGACGCGGCGCGCGACGCGGGCGCCGAGCTCGTGATCACGAGCGGCGGCATCTCGAAGGGCGCCTACGAGGTCGTGCGCGAGTTGCTCGAGCCGCTCGGCGCCTGGGTCGGCGCGGTCGCCATGCAGCCGGGCGGTCCGCAGGCGGCGGCCGCGTACCGCGGCATGCCCGTGATCGGGTTCCCGGGCAACCCGGTGAGCGCGCAGCTCTCGTTCGAGCTCTTCGTCGCGCCGACGCTGCGGGCGATCGCGGGGCTGCCGGCGGCATCCGTCGCATCACTGCCGCTGGCGGAGCCGGTCGTGTCGGTCGCCGGACGGCGCCAGTTCCTGCGCGGACGTCGCGACGACGAGGGTCGGGCGGTGCTCGTCGGCGGGCCGGGGTCGCATCTCGTGGCGGGGCTCGCGGCATCCGAC
- a CDS encoding molybdopterin-binding protein has translation MTQFRISEAAALLGVSDDTVRRWAEQGRLALSRGANGMQVVEGAELVGLMTEHAGGNALADAFPLARTSARNHFIGLVTAVHRDGVMAQVELQAGPFRVVSLMSREAADELGLEPGVLAAASAKATVVSIELPRGATP, from the coding sequence ATGACGCAGTTCCGCATCAGCGAAGCGGCAGCCCTACTGGGGGTCAGCGACGACACCGTGCGGCGCTGGGCCGAGCAGGGGCGCCTCGCGCTCTCACGGGGTGCCAACGGCATGCAGGTCGTCGAGGGCGCCGAGCTCGTCGGGCTCATGACCGAGCACGCCGGGGGCAACGCCCTGGCCGACGCCTTCCCCCTCGCGCGCACGTCGGCGCGCAACCACTTCATCGGCCTCGTCACCGCCGTGCACCGCGACGGCGTCATGGCACAGGTCGAACTGCAGGCCGGGCCGTTCCGCGTCGTCTCACTCATGAGCCGCGAGGCCGCCGACGAGCTCGGCCTCGAACCCGGCGTGCTCGCCGCGGCGAGCGCGAAGGCCACCGTCGTCTCGATCGAACTTCCCCGAGGAGCCACGCCATGA
- the modA gene encoding molybdate ABC transporter substrate-binding protein produces the protein MTRNSHTAARLGAAALIAFTLTASLAACASSGDGTGDEDPNAPVAGGPATPNLEAAEVTVLAAASLTEAFDDLATQFEQANPSVEITVSYGGSGALATQIIEGAPADVFASAAEPPMQQVVDAGLATDPQVFATNTLELVVPAGNPAGVTGLDDLANADLRIALCDESVPCGAASAKLLANEGITAAPDTLESDVKAVLTKVSLGEVDAALVYRTDVQSAGDDVEGIEVPAADDVVNRYPIAAITGDGSADDSGDASGAQAVAAAAFVAFITGDAGRATLDEYGFGTP, from the coding sequence ATGACCCGAAACTCGCACACAGCCGCGAGGCTCGGGGCCGCCGCGCTCATCGCCTTCACGCTCACCGCATCACTCGCGGCCTGCGCCTCGAGCGGCGACGGCACCGGAGACGAGGACCCGAACGCCCCGGTGGCCGGCGGCCCGGCGACGCCGAACCTCGAAGCTGCCGAGGTCACCGTGCTCGCGGCGGCCTCGCTCACCGAGGCGTTCGACGACCTCGCAACGCAGTTCGAGCAGGCCAACCCCAGCGTCGAGATCACCGTGAGCTACGGCGGCAGCGGCGCGCTCGCGACCCAGATCATCGAGGGCGCCCCGGCCGACGTGTTCGCCTCGGCCGCCGAGCCGCCAATGCAGCAGGTGGTCGATGCAGGCCTCGCGACCGATCCGCAGGTCTTCGCGACGAACACGCTCGAGCTCGTGGTTCCGGCCGGCAACCCCGCCGGCGTCACCGGGCTCGACGATCTCGCGAACGCCGACCTGCGCATCGCGCTCTGCGACGAGTCGGTGCCCTGCGGCGCGGCATCCGCGAAGCTCCTCGCGAACGAGGGCATCACCGCGGCGCCCGACACGCTCGAATCCGACGTGAAGGCCGTGCTCACCAAGGTCTCGCTCGGCGAGGTCGACGCCGCCCTCGTCTACCGCACCGACGTGCAGTCGGCCGGCGACGACGTCGAGGGCATCGAGGTGCCGGCCGCCGACGACGTGGTCAACCGCTACCCGATCGCGGCGATCACCGGCGACGGCAGTGCCGACGACAGTGGCGATGCCTCAGGCGCGCAGGCCGTGGCCGCGGCGGCGTTCGTCGCCTTCATCACCGGCGACGCCGGTCGCGCCACGCTCGACGAGTACGGCTTCGGCACCCCGTAG